One Methanobacterium sp. genomic region harbors:
- a CDS encoding amino acid permease: MCHAYKTATVLKYIIWVTDIKTCYFNWGELIKSLKRELGLLEVTLSGVGIILGAGIYALIGEAAPLSGNTLWLSFLISSVVAAFTALSYAELSSMFPHSSAEYEYVKNAMGDRIAFIIGWLIILSAVISSTTVAVGFSNYLSVILDLPKFLSSISLIALLSFILFVGIKESARVAIVFTSIEAAGLLIITFIGIPYYGTVNYLEAPLGLNGIFASAALIFFAFLGFEEIVKLSDEAKEPHKTIPKGIILAMIISTTLYMLVAFSSVSILGWEGLSQSNAPFSQIAYSVFGTNGSFLLSIIALFATSNTVLLMILAGSRIVYGMSKSGSIPHVFSKVHYKTRTPWIAIILISLASIGFLFIGEIDFLASVTNYTLFASFIFINASAIILRYTSPNTERSFKIPLNIKWVPILPILGIITCVILLLNLEYSAIILGIILTVIGLLISFLKRKD, encoded by the coding sequence ATGTGCCATGCTTATAAAACTGCCACTGTTTTAAAATATATAATATGGGTAACTGATATTAAAACCTGTTATTTTAACTGGGGTGAACTGATTAAGTCTTTAAAGCGTGAATTAGGGCTTTTAGAAGTCACATTATCCGGAGTAGGTATAATCTTAGGTGCCGGAATATATGCACTTATTGGGGAAGCCGCACCTTTATCAGGGAATACGTTATGGCTTTCTTTTCTGATATCATCTGTAGTAGCTGCATTTACTGCACTTAGTTATGCTGAACTTTCATCCATGTTTCCCCATTCCAGCGCAGAGTATGAATATGTTAAAAATGCAATGGGAGATCGAATAGCATTTATTATAGGATGGCTGATTATATTGAGTGCAGTTATCAGTTCTACAACAGTTGCAGTTGGATTCTCGAATTATTTAAGTGTTATACTTGATTTACCCAAATTTTTATCTTCAATTTCATTAATAGCCCTATTATCATTTATTCTTTTTGTGGGAATTAAAGAATCCGCACGGGTTGCCATTGTATTTACATCTATAGAAGCAGCGGGACTTTTAATCATCACTTTCATTGGAATTCCTTATTATGGAACTGTAAACTATTTAGAAGCACCCTTGGGACTTAATGGAATTTTTGCATCCGCAGCTCTAATTTTTTTCGCTTTTCTTGGATTTGAAGAAATCGTAAAACTTTCAGATGAAGCAAAAGAGCCCCATAAAACTATTCCAAAAGGGATTATACTTGCCATGATCATAAGTACAACTTTATACATGCTGGTGGCTTTTAGTTCAGTAAGCATACTCGGTTGGGAAGGCCTTTCACAATCAAATGCTCCTTTTTCCCAGATCGCATACAGTGTATTTGGAACAAACGGTTCATTTTTACTTTCAATTATAGCCCTCTTTGCAACAAGCAATACTGTTCTCTTAATGATTCTAGCTGGATCTAGAATAGTATACGGCATGTCTAAATCAGGTTCAATTCCACATGTATTCTCAAAAGTGCATTATAAAACCAGAACTCCATGGATTGCAATAATTTTAATCAGTTTAGCTTCAATCGGGTTTTTATTTATTGGAGAAATAGACTTTCTTGCCAGTGTAACTAATTATACACTTTTTGCAAGTTTTATTTTTATAAATGCTTCAGCAATTATTTTAAGATATACCTCCCCAAATACTGAAAGATCTTTTAAAATACCTTTAAATATCAAATGGGTTCCAATTTTACCAATTTTGGGCATAATTACCTGTGTAATATTGCTTTTAAATCTAGAATATTCTGCTATTATTTTAGGAATTATATTAACAGTGATTGGCCTTTTAATTTCCTTTTTAAAAAGAAAAGATTAG
- a CDS encoding UGSC family (seleno)protein: MRVKVIEKEVMDPLGETAADKIEVIPVPSKINKISYFDNTKPNADVILAAINESLDINGKKVEKPAGAGATEEQLKDAAGADLSIIAVGDCGSCSTWVILDAIRLEKEGTPTISICSDNFMDYARSLAKSHGADDLRIVEIKHPISGQKEENVREKAAETVKEIKKLLNID, translated from the coding sequence ATGAGAGTTAAAGTCATTGAAAAAGAAGTAATGGACCCATTAGGTGAAACAGCAGCAGATAAAATTGAAGTAATACCAGTACCTTCCAAGATCAATAAAATATCCTATTTCGACAATACAAAACCAAATGCGGATGTTATTTTAGCTGCAATTAATGAAAGTTTAGATATAAATGGGAAAAAAGTCGAAAAGCCGGCAGGTGCGGGTGCAACAGAGGAACAGCTGAAGGATGCTGCGGGTGCAGACTTATCAATTATAGCAGTCGGAGACTGCGGTTCGTGTTCTACATGGGTTATACTTGATGCAATAAGGCTTGAAAAAGAGGGCACTCCCACCATTTCAATCTGTTCAGATAACTTCATGGACTATGCAAGATCACTTGCAAAATCCCACGGTGCAGATGACTTAAGGATAGTTGAGATTAAACATCCTATTTCTGGGCAAAAAGAAGAGAATGTCAGGGAAAAAGCCGCAGAAACTGTCAAAGAAATTAAAAAATTATTGAATATTGATTAA